The sequence CGAAGTTTGGTGTTTTGTGAGGGGCAAAGAGGATATCATCATGCGTGGCATTCTGATGTCGTTTGAACTGAGCCGGCGTAATGTGGCCACCGAGATGATCGTCGCGCCCCGTGGCCATGTGGCAGGTGCCCAGCACTTTTTCATCCTGAATATCAGCGCCTGAAACAGGCAGCACCTGAGTGCCAAAACCGAGTTCCCCAAGCACGCCCGTCATCGGATCGTCTTGAAGCTTGGCGTTGTGAACATCAATGGTGGCCTGATCCCCAGCGATGAGCTCGCTCTTGATGATGCGTCCACCCGTGACCGTGAGTTTCCCCAGGGTGCCGTTTTCATACTTCATGGGGAAGAAACCTTCCGCACCTGTCGGCACGAAATAGACCTCGCCCGCCGGTAGGTTAGCCACGTCTGGCGTGGTGCCACGGCAGAGGCCATGGCTTTTCTGGGCCTCCTGGCCACTCAGTTCAAGCTTGGCCGTGAGAATCTCACCGCTTTCGAGAGCAAAGTCGATCTCCACAGAGTCGGCCTTGGTCATGGCCAAACGCAGTTTTTCAGCATCACGGCTGACTTCATCATAATCGACCGCAAGGCCGGTATTGAGGATGATGTCGTTAAGACCATGCAGAGTCGCGCCACGGAATCCATACTGCTTGGCAAAGGCGGTGAGAGGCGCTGTGGCGGAGAAGGTGGAGATGCACAGAATGATGTCGTAGTTCGGGTAAATATCCTTCTCTAGACTCAGTGCCTTGCCTTCCATGTCCACGCACTCATCGGGGAGATCCAGATTGCTGCCGCCGGTCTGCTGGTAGGCATACATTTCGCCGCCCTTCATGGCCAGCTCATCGAGCACGCCGTTTTTCAGCCCCAGGTAAAAGTGCTTGTGGGCTTGACGTTGCACAGCCCGCTCTGGATTTTCCAAGAAAGCCATGCCTTGGGCCTCTGCGAGGTCTGGCAGATCAATGAGGATACAAACTTTACAGCCAAAAGTGGGCTGAAAAACGGTATGTAGGAGACGATAGAGATCGAACTTGGGGAAAGTGCGGCTATTCGCCGTCGTCTGAACGGTGGGCATGGCAGCGGACATGATGAAAGAGAGTGTGATTCGGGTAAAGCGCAATACGGCGTCAAAGGACTTCACGGGCGCGGTTTTCTTTTGGGAAATGGCTCCTTTGTGGGAAGAATGCACTGAAAACACCCCATGAAGAAGCCCAAAATCGTTCTGATCACCGGCTGTAGCCGCGGCCTTGGCCGAGCCATGATCCCTGAGTTCATCGCCCGTGGATGGACAGTCGCAGGCTGTGCACGCGACGAACAGATGATTTCCGCCCTACAGAAAGAGTTCCCTCAGCCGCATTGGTTCCAGCCCTGCGATGTCGCCCACGCCGATATCGTCGAGCATTTTTGTCACCTCCTCCAAAAACACTGCGGACTCCCGGATCTCGTGCTCAACAATGCCGCCATCGTCAATGCCAATGCTCCGATCTGGGAAGTGAGCGCGGATGAGTTTGACCGAGTCGTGGATATCAACATCAAAGGCCCGACCCATGTGATGCGTCATCTGCTGCCACCCATGCTGGAGCGGGGCAGCGGTGTCATTGTCAATTTTTCCTCGGGTTGGGGCCGCTGCACCGCCCCCGAGGTGGCCCCCTACTGCGCCACGAAATACGCCATTGAAGGTCTGTCTCAGGCCGTGGCTCAGGAGACCGGTGGTAAGGTGGCTGTCATTCCTTTAAACCCAGGCATCATTGATACCCGAATGCTGCGCAGTTGCTTCGGTCATGATGCCGGGCACTACCCTGGTCCCGAGGTGTGGGCAAGAACAGCGGTGCCTTTTTTGATTGGCCTCGGCCCCAAGGACAACGGTCGCCCCCTGACGGCTCCCGGTGGGTAAGTCGAATCACTCTCACTCCACCATAGAAGCAATCTGTTTGTCGGAAGGCGGGGCGGAGAGGCGATCATGCCCAGCTTTCACCTGCTGCAGCATCTCTTCAAATCGGCGAAACAAAACGGGCGACCAAAGACGCTGGATCTCCCAGCCTTGAGTGCGCAGAACTCGGGTGCGGAAGATATCCCACTCGATCGGGTCAGGGGTCTTGTGAAAACGACTGAAGTCGGTGAGCACACCCACCGTCACATCCGCAGGCATCAGCGGATGAATGCAGGCCACGTCCACGCAAAAACCCTCATTGCCCCAATGGATGTGTATGCCCGTCTCATGACGATCCAGCATCGCTTGCCCCAGAGCTGTGGCCAGCCGTGAGGGAGTCGCAGTTTCCCACGCCTTCAACTCAGGCTTCGCATCCCTGCGCATTTTCTCCAAGTCCTCTTGATAACTCGCAAAGACCTCGGCCAGACGTTCCGCATAACGCAGGTAGGCATAGAGCTGCAATCGTCCATTCGGGATCTGGCCGGGAGGCACCGCTTCCACGGCGGTGTATTCAGCAGTGGGAATGGAAGTGAGAACATGCACCGCATCACGCGCACGGGTCACCAGCACATTGAGACGACGTCCTCCTTCCCGTTGCGATAGGGCTCCAAAGTTACGTCGGAACTTGCCCTGGGTGTCGGGACCGAATGTGGTGCTGATGATCATCACATCGCGTTCATCCCCTTGCACATTTTCGAGGTTTTTGACAAAGAGCCCCTCGAAGGAATCCCGGCCTTTGCGGGTCTTGGCCGCTTCATACTTGCGGGCAAATTCAGCGTCACTTTCCACCCGCTTGGCGAGCGCTTCATGAATCGCCTCTTTTTGTGTGAGATTAAAACACGCCACACCAATGGAAGGTGGATTCGGCTCAGCCAGAAGTTCGGCGATGAGATTCACCGCAGCCTCGGCTTCCTGCACATTGGCCCTCTCGGCATACACGCCATTGACACGATGCAGACGGATCGGTGTGCTCAGGGCCTTATTGCGTGGATGACCGGGAATAGGCTGCAGGCGTGAGCCGTAATATTGCTCATTGGAGAAGCCGATCAGCGCCTCATTCCGACTGCGATAGTGGACATCCAAATAGGCCTCACGAACATCCAGATTGAGGGCTGCCGTCAGTAAGTCTTCAGCCTCTTGCTGTTGCTGATAAAACAATTCCTCCGCTGTTTCCGCATCACTATCACCAGAGTCCGCCAAGGCCGACTCAAAGAAACGCGTGGGGGGTAACTGTTTCTGGTCACCTGCAATCACGACACGATGTCCACGGAGCAAAACGGGTAGAGCCTCTTCCAAACGACACTGGGAAGCCTCGTCAAAAATGACCACATCGAAAATGGCATTGCGCGGAAAAATCTGAGCGACCGTGGAAGGACTGGCCATCCAGACGGGGCAGAGATCAAAGAGTGGATCTCCTCCTTCCACTTCGGCCCCCGTCGCCAGCATCTGGCGTAGCTTCAGCGCCTTCTTGCCACGCACATAAAGACGTTGCCTCAGACCTACCCCGAGCTTGTTGAGTTGAGAGCCTGTACTCGCCAACAAACGACCACGCTGATGAGTCACCCAAAGAAAGCGAACATAGTTCCGCACATGCACCACCTTGTCCTGAGATAGTCGCAGAAAAGCATCGAAGGCCGCCTCAATCCTCTCCCCATCAATCGCCGCCAAGGCTGGATCATGATGCAAGCGATCCCGCAACAGGTTCTCGACCGCCTGGTGTATGAACGCGGCCTGAATGTCCTCCGCTGGCACGGCCTCCCGAAGCATCTGCTTGGCAGGTTCTTGCATGAGCGTCGGGAGCTGCTCCAACGCATGCTGGAGACGCACGATGTCTTCCAACGAGGTGAGATGAACAAGCCAAGCATGAGTGATCTGCTGCGCTGGCTCTTCCCCCAACCAACGTTCGATAAAACCGTTCTCCACCCCTGCGAGAAACAAACCACTTTGTCTCACCAGTTGACTGAGATGATGCAAAGCCTGCGCCCACCGCACTTCTTGGGTTAAACCATCGGCCAGCCTATAGACGGCCGTTGGATCATCCAGATGAGCTTGCAGCACATCTGCCGCTCCGAGGGTTTGGAAGAGATCCAGAAGTTCCCAGGTGTTTTGGATCAACTTTACCCGTGTTTGCATCTCGCCATCATCCAGCCAGGCAACCTCAGCAGCCGTCACTCGACCTAACCAATCGTTAACCAGAAGACGACTTTTCACCTCTCGATAAAAGGCCAGCCCTTGCTGCCAACCTGCATCGAGGCTCAGCCCCAAAGGGACCAAAGCTGCAGTAGCGGCTTTCTTCGCTGATCCAGCAAAGAGCTTCTTGAAAAAGCTCCCCGCAATCGGTTCCCACGCCTGTAGAGCTGCGAGGTGTTGATTGGCCGCCGCCAAGGTCAACACACCCGCGCTGCGGGCCCCGCTAAGCATCGCCCGATCCAACGGTGTTTCCGACTGTTGAAGCCAAGCCTGCACCTCAGGAAGCTCACGCTTCCATTCCTGACGTTTGGGCGCAGCCACTCGCGCTATAATCCCTGCAAGTGTGAGGTCGGCGCTAACGGCGATTTCCCGGAGCAGCGCCACCGCCGATTCACGCACCGCCGCCTGATTCACCAAGGGTTTGGCCGTATCCAAGGGAATGATAAGCACATTCGGACGATCTGCATCCGCCTGTTTCGCCGCTGCATCCAGAGTCTCAAACACCGCATGTGTATCGCGAGTCGAACGCGTTAAAAAATCGGCCAGACCGATCCCTAACAAATCTCGAAAAGGATTGGTGGGATAACCAGCCTTCTCAGCGCGGCGCACCATCTCATCCACAGTCGTCGCAGCCGCCTCGACCTCGGCGAGTTGCAAGCCGGGAATCTTATCGAACACAGGCGCATCGGCTTTCGCTGCATGACTCAACCATTGACCTAACAAATCATGAAAACTCCGCTCCGCTGGATTGCTGTTCGCGTGAATCTTTTGGCGATAACTCTCGAGTTCCAGATGCAGGGCTGCCAGTTGGTCATTCACCGACTGCAACTGACCTCGTGGATCCTGCGGAACCGGTGTGTCAGCGAGGTTTTCCAACTGCTCCCGTAGGCCCATGTAGAAGTCTTTGCGATCCGCACTGGGATCATGCACCACCCCACAGAGATCCCCCAGCCCAGTCGCATCCAGGCGATACTTCACCACATCAAGAGCCGTGCGTTTATCGCAGACGAACAAGACACGCTCGCCACGTGCGAGGTGATCCGCGATCATGTTGGTGATCGTCTGGCTTTTCCCCGTCCCAGGTGGACCGTGAACGACCAGCGCCTTCGCCTCGCGTGAGGCTAGAACCGCATTGGCTTGGCAAGGGTCAGCCGCAGAAACCAGCCATTCTTGAGCAAAATCGCGTCCTTGAACCGTCACCGACTCATCCGCGCTCTCGGTTTCTGGAGCTTCATCGTGCAAAGCCTGCGGATGGAGAAAGGCTGAGACGGGTTCCTGGAGTGTCGGCTGATTTTCCAGCATCCAGCGGGTATCCCTCAGCAGGGATTGATTGGACAACGGGAACAGACCCAACACGGCCGAGGGTAGGACCGACACAGATTTCGGCAGCTTATCGGCCATGGGCACGGCCTCCAGCACGGTTTCGTGATGAAAGGCAGGTGGCGGCACCAGATCGAGCAACGCATTGATCTGCCCTAAAAGCTCCTCCACCTCTCGCCAGGGATCACTGGCCTCCTCATCCAGGTAGATTTCACCGAATGACTTCCCCGTCTGCCGCTCAAGCCAAGCGAGAAGGGCCGGATTCGCCACGAGGAGGTCGGCGCCTTCGCCCACACATTCCAGGGTCACACCTGCACGAGAGCCGGTGCGCACCTGGAGCTGGATCGGCATCAGGAGCAGCGGCGCCAGCACTCGACTGGAGGAACCGCGCAAGGATTTTTCATCTGCGGCTGGGGGCATCGAGATGAGAGGGAACCCTAGAGCTAGGCAAGATTCTCCATGATCATTCATGTATTCCAAGGCGTCGTCCGCGATGTCGCGCAGCTTTTTCAGCAGCTTGGTCTGCTTTTGATAGGCATCCCGGGCCTGTTTTTGGTCGTCGGACCACTCCGCTTCAGGAAAAGACGGTGCCGTGAATACCGGAACCTTGACGGGAAACTCGATTTTCCGCTTATCCAACAGGGTTTTCAGGGCACTGGCGGGCTCCAATCCCTGCAAAAGGCTGAAATCCATCCAATCACAGCGCTGCCGGGAGCGGTGTGGACGGGCATTCATGGAGGGACCGTGGACCAGACTGGCAAACAGCCTCTGAAGCATTGTTTCGAGAATCATGGCAGCAGCTTCGGGAAAATTCCTTTGGGACATACCTTCTCTAGCCCAAATCACAACGCCGGTTTTGCCTTACTGAAAACTGGCCTCATCCTTTCCATGAAGCCTTTTCATCCATGTTCTGGCCTAGAGCCTGCATCACCAGTTGCCAGCCGGAGGGCACGCGCTAATCTCCCATCCCCCTTCCCCATCATGCCTGAACTGGAAAATCCCTTTCAAGAAACGCTCCTTCAGCGCCACCGCGCAGAACCATGCACCGTGGTGATCTTTGGCGCGACCGGCGACCTAACGAACCGCAAACTGATCCCGGCACTCTACAATGTGGCCGTGGAAGGTGATCTGCCGCCCCAGTTCAAGGTGGTAGGTTTTGCCCGCCGTGATAAGTCGGATGATGTCTTCCGCAAGGAGCTGGAGGAAGGCAACCGCAAGAACAGCCGCCAAGGCCATAATGACGAGCTTTGGGCCAGCTTTTCCCAGAGCATCCATTACCACCGCAGCGAGTTTGAAGATCTGGACGGTTACAAGGCCCTGGCTGATCTCCTAAACAAATTCGACGAAGAACGTGGCGCCCCTGCCAATCGCCTTTTCTACCTCGCCTCGGCTCCTGAGGCCTTTAAACCGATCCTAGAAATGCTGCGCGCCGCAGGTCTGAACCAAGGCGTTGGCGGTAAATGGGCTCGTGTGGTCTGTGAGAAGCCTTTTGGGAAGGACCTGAAGAGCGCCCGCGCCCTGAACGAGACCGTGGCAGCCACCTTCGAGGAAAAAGACACCTATCGTATCGACCACTACCTGGGCAAGGAAACCGCCCAGAACATCATGGTGCTGCGCTTTGCCAATGCCCTGTTCGAGCCCAATTGGAACAGCCGTTACATCGATCACGTGCAGATCACCTGCGCCGAAAATCTGGGCATGGAAGGCGGCCGGGGTGGTTACTACGACACCGCCGGTGCCCTGCGTGACATGGTGCAAAACCACCTCTTCCAGCTCCTGTCCCTGGTGGCCATGGAGCCTCCGACCGACCTCAGCGCGGATAGCGTGCGTGATGAAAAGGTGAAGGTCATTCGTGCCCTACGCCCGCTTGTCGGTCCAGAAGCCGTCGGTGCTAATATCATCCGCGCTCAATACACCGCTGGCAGCGTGGATGGCGTGCCGAGGGTGGGTTACCGCCAGGAAGATCGCGTGAATCCGGAATCTCAGACGGAAGCTTACGTGGCCCTGCGCCTCTTCATTGATACCTGGCGCTGGCAAGGCGTACCGTTCTACATCCGCGTCGGCAAGCAGCTTCCGAAAAAGGCCACCGAGATCAGCGTGCATTTTAAGCGCCCGCCGCAGGTGCCCTTCGCCACCGCTCGCCTCCCCGGCAGCAGTGAAAACACCCTGGTCATCCGCATCCAACCGGATGAAGGCATCGCCCTGCGCATCCTCGCCAAACAGCCTGGGCAGGCCCTGTCCATGCAGCAGGTGAAGATGGATTTCCGCTACAGCAGCAGCTTTGGCAAAGCCAGTCCTGAGGCCTACGAGCGCCTGCTCCTGGATGCCATGGCCGGTGACGCCACCCTCTTTGCCCGCCGCGACGAAGTGGAAAGCGCCTGGAAGTTCATTGATGAACTGGAGAACGCTTGGCACAAGTCCGATACACCACCACCGATGTGCGAATACCCTGCCGGCTCCTGGGGGCCGAAGGAAGCCGACGACCTCCTCCGCCAGGATGGCCGCGAGTGGCGGACGCTGTGAGGTAAGGCCCAACCAGTAAAGACCATGCCTCTCTCCGAAGACACCCTTTCCTGCCTTGGCGCTGAAGTTCCACTGCCAAAGATCGACCGCGCTCTCAAAGAATTGTGGGCTACCGATGGAGCGAACAAAACCCGCGCCTCGTTGATCAACTTCGCCATTTACAGCGAAGACCCTGAGAGCATTGTCAAAAACAATGAGCAGATGGGTCGGATCGCGGACGACAATGCCTGCCGGGCTCTATTGATCACTTGCCTGCCTGACATCCAGCCCCAGCGAGCTCGTGCCTGGATCAATGCCCTCTGCCGCCCGTATCAGGGGAAGCAGATCGTCTGCAGCGAGCAGTTGTCCTTCGTTCTGGAAGGTGGCGATGCGACTCAGGTTCAAAATGTGGTTTTTGCCCACCTCGATTCCGACCTGCCTTTGATCGTGTGGTGGCAGGGAGATCTGACCAAACGCTTTGAAGAGCGTTTTTACAGTCGGATTGACACCCTCATCATCGACAGCCGACGCTGGTCGGATCCCGCTGCCGAGTTTGCTTGGCTGAATGAGGCCAAAGCATCCGCTCATTTCGATGTGCGTGACTTGAGCTGGACTCGCAGCCACTTCCTGCGCACCGCCCTGGCGAACAGCTTCCAGGACATCAAAGCCCGCGAGCATCTGAATAACATCGAGACTATCGAGGTGACTCATGCCCCAGGTCAGCGTTGTGCCGCCCTGCTCTTGGGAGGCTGGATCTGTCTCCGCCTCGGAGCGAGTCTGGAGGCAAACGCCCGTGGACTCACCTTCATCAAGGCCAATGGCAGCCGCGTCACCCTCAGCCTTCAGGAGAGCAGCGCAGGCTGTGCCCTCCAGGCCCTACGCCTGACGGCCCCGTGTCTGGAAGTCTCCATCACACGCGATGGCTCCTCCGCCTTCGTCCATACCCACGCCTCTTGTGAGGGACATAGCCACGAGGAAATGCTCCCTGCTGACGTGGTCAGTGATGCCGAGCTCATATCCTCCCAGCTCAGCCGGGCAGGGGGCAGCACCCACTACAAGAACGTTTTGCCGCTGATCGGCCCCATGCTGGCTCGTATTAGTTAAGTCTTGTTTTGCTCTTGCCTCCTGGGCTGGCGGGGTTATGCGTGAAGCTCCGCTCACGCCATGTCCGTTTCTCTGCGTCATTTCATCTGCTCAGCGGGTCTGCTTTGCCTGGCAGCTCCGGTCTTCTCCCAATCTTCCAGCAACGGTATTGCCGCTGTGGTGAATGGAAACGTCGTCACCAAATCGGAGGTGCGGGACGCGGTGAATGCCCAGGAGCAAATGCTGCGGATCCAGCTCCAGAATGATCCTGCGGCCCTCAAGCGGGAACTTTCCAACCTGCGCGCCAATGCCTTGGACAGCCTGATTGATCGCGAGTTGGTGCTGGCCGAATTCAAACGTCTCGGCGCAGCCATCAAAAGCCAGTGGGTGGATGACGACATCAACTCCATCGTGCGCGAGAATTTCAAAGGCGACCGCGAGGCTTTTGTCAAAGAACTGGCCAACTCGGGCATGACGCTGAAAAAATTCCGCGAGATGCGCGAGAAGATGATGATCGTGCAGGCGATGCGCGGCAGACAGGCCGCCGAGCAGCCACCGGCCACGCCCCGTGAAGTGGAGGAGTTTTACAAAAAGCACGTCGCCAAATGGCGCACCGGGGACATGATCAAAATCAGCACCATCACCATCCCCAAATACAGCGGTGATGCGAGTGCCTCCCCCGAAAGTCAGCGCAAGCTGGCCCAAGAGATCCGCAGCAAGCTGCTCAAAGGCGCAGACTTTGCCACCACCGCCCGCACCTACTCCCTAGACAGCCACGCGGAAGACGGCGGTGCCTGGGACTGGATGGGCCGTGAGCAAATGAAGCCTTCCATCGCCAACGTCGCTTTCAATTTGAAAACCGGTGGCCTGAGCGAAGTCATCGATGACGAGGCCGCTTACATCATCCTGACCTGCGACGCCGTCAAATACGGCACCCCCAAGCCCATGGGTGAAGTCCGCGAAGAAATCGAGCGCGTCATCTCCGCCGAGAAGTCCAAGGCGATCGTGGACAAATGGATGGACACCCTACGCAAGCGCGCCGTGATCAAGAAGTTCGGTTGGTAAGATCTGCTTTCCATTCCATCGCGCGACGTCTTTCCCTAAGCTGGAGTTGCTTGCCCTTGACCCGCAGTGAGCGTTCACGCGGGAGGTCGGCCTCCCGTTTACGCGGTGTCGCCGTCGAATACCCCTCTGCCAGAGCATGAGGATTTCACGCGACTCGTTCCAACTAGGTCACGGGCGAGTGAACATCACTTCGCCCGAGAGCCTTTCGTTGCTTGCGGCATCTGGCAGGGCGGGCAGCAGGTAGTGACCTTCACCGATCAAGGCATCGGCTTCCTCAGCAGGCTGGCGTAGTACGCCACTGAAGGTCACCACACGCGGCTTTGCTCCGGTGTCAGCCAGCTCAAAGCTGCCACTGAACAGGCCCGTCGCTGGCACCACCTTGGTTTTCCACTTGGTGGTGTTGGCCTCCGGTAGCTGCACACTGACCTCGTTCTTCAGGCTCAGGGCCACCTGTGTCGGCAGGTTGCTGTTCAGCGTGCTGCCCGTGTCACTATGCTGCACCCCAAGGGTGCTTTCGGTTAGACCAAGCCGTGTCGCCAGAGTGATGACTGGGGTCGATCCCTTGGCGGCCACGGGTGGGAGCCAGGGGTCGAGCATCATCACCGTCGTCACGGGTCCGATACCCGCGCGATACGTGGTGTCCGCAGCGAGGCCCGTTTTGCTCCAGCTCAAACCAGCCTCTTCGACATAACGGCGATTCGTCTGTGTGGGGTGCGGCAGAAGGGTGAAGGCACCGCCGAGATAGGACTCTGTGCGTTTCTTATAAGGTTGCACAAAGAGGCGATAACCAGGATCAGGATCCACATCCGGGGCCAGGGTGGTGGTGAAGGCCGTGCCATCCGCCAGTCTGCCTGTCAGCGTCATGACACCTGTCTTGCTGAGGGTCGCTGTCGCCCAGCCAGCCCCTGCGGGAACGTCTTCTGCCGCAGGCAACGCGGTCTCCAGCACGACCGTGTGAGCCCCGCTGTAGAGAACCGTGCTGCCTTTGGCCAAAGCCAGCAGCTTGCGGCCCGTCTCCGCACTTCCCAGGGGCTCGTCATCACGCTCAACCGTCGCGAGGACATCTCCCTGCATGGGGAGTGTGAAGCTGATCTCATAGGCTCCGGCTCCCTTCGTCACAGTTGCAGTTCCAGTGGCCAGTTCGTCGTCCACGTCGGTGGTTAGCTCGCCCTTCAGCGACAGAGCCGCCGTCTCCGTAACGGTCATGAGCTTACCGGAGAACGACTGCCCCGTGAGTGGCACCGTCAGCATCAGTTTCCCCACGGGGAGATCGTCAGCATCCACCAACAGCGCTTCATAACTGCCGGCAAAACTTTCCACCACCAGCGTGCCTTGCTGATAAACAAACAGGTAGTTAGCCGCCGCACCACCGCTGGCGGTGATCGGGTAGAGACCGCCGCCACTGGTCGTCTTGGCCGTCGTTTTCAGCACGGGTGTCTTGGTGAAGACCGCCTCTGTGTCTGATCCCAGGAAGCCGCTGTAAACAACCGTCAGCTCAGGATTGTCCTCCCCGGCGAACTTGCGCTTATGGTCAGGGGTGACATAGAGCGGCGCCTTGGTGATGATGAGCGTTCCGGTCTTGCTGCCAGAATTGTCCGTGGCGATGACGCTGTATTTGCCTACCTCCGTGGGAGGCGTGCTGCCGAAGCTGGTGCCGAGCTTGTATTCAATCGTCACGTCCCCACTGCCACCAATCGTGGTGATGGCGCGCGGCGTGCCCGTGTAGGTCTGGGCGAGATCCAGCAGAGTCAGCTTGGTCGGGGTCTCTTTCACCGTGATCGTTTTCATCACGGTCTTGGCCGCAGCATAGGTCCCGTCACCCGTCTGCACAGCCTGCACCTGCACCTTACCAATGGCCGTGAAGCTCAGGACGTTCCCAGCGAGACTCGCCCCTACCGAGGTGGTCCCAGCAGGTACCACGCTCAGTGTCACGGGCAGGCCCGAGCTAGCAGTCGCACTCAGATTCAGGGACCCCTGATCGAGGTAAACCGTCGTCGCTGGGGTAAAGGTGATCGTTTGGGCCAGAGGCTTGCTCAGTCCACCGAAGCCACGGATGGCAAAGCTGTAACTGCCATTCACACCATCATCGCTGGTCACCGTCACCGTAGCCGTGCGTTCGCCCGGCAGGCGTGGATCGAAGGTAACGGCGAAGGTGGTCTGTTCACTCGCAGCCACCGCAGCCGCGGGAAGCGTTGTTAATTCAAAATCCTCCGCTCCAGGGCCGCTGGTCACGACGGCTGGATTGTCGAGATGCAGCGTCGTATCACCGTCATTACGAATCGTGAAGACGTGAGTCACTGACGAGTTGATGAGCGCCACGGTTCCAAAGTCGGTCGCATCTGCCACATCAGGCATCGTGTCGCCGTTGGTGATGAGTTGATGACTGCCCGTGATTGCGATCACCCGCTCGCCCACATCAAGAATGGTGACGGTTAGGACCTGCTCAAAGACACCTCCCTCGCCGTCATCGGCACGCACACGAAGGCTGTAGCTGCTCTTGGTCTCATAATCGGCAACCACGGAGATTTTTAAATCTGTGCCGACGATGCTGAAGTCATCATTGTCTGTGTCCCCGATGCCTTCAACGAGGCTAAAGGTGTGTCCCTGTTCTGAATCAGGGTCAGTCGCGCTGAGCGTGCCCACCGTGGCATTCGCCGGGTTGTTTTCAGACAGAGAGTTATTGCTCAATTCCAAGGCCGTTGGGGCTAAACTGACGACATTAGCCACCTGCACCGCGGCACCGCTGCTCTCGCCGTTGGTGGTGACGACGGCATAGAGAGGGCCAGGAGTCAGGTCAGCGAGGCTTGTTACGGTTAAAGACATGGCCGTCGCGGCGGTTACGGTGCCGGTGCCAGCGGGAGTGAAGGTGACGGTGTTATTGCTAGGGGTGGCGGCGTCGAAGTCGATG is a genomic window of Prosthecobacter debontii containing:
- a CDS encoding AAA domain-containing protein, with amino-acid sequence MILETMLQRLFASLVHGPSMNARPHRSRQRCDWMDFSLLQGLEPASALKTLLDKRKIEFPVKVPVFTAPSFPEAEWSDDQKQARDAYQKQTKLLKKLRDIADDALEYMNDHGESCLALGFPLISMPPAADEKSLRGSSSRVLAPLLLMPIQLQVRTGSRAGVTLECVGEGADLLVANPALLAWLERQTGKSFGEIYLDEEASDPWREVEELLGQINALLDLVPPPAFHHETVLEAVPMADKLPKSVSVLPSAVLGLFPLSNQSLLRDTRWMLENQPTLQEPVSAFLHPQALHDEAPETESADESVTVQGRDFAQEWLVSAADPCQANAVLASREAKALVVHGPPGTGKSQTITNMIADHLARGERVLFVCDKRTALDVVKYRLDATGLGDLCGVVHDPSADRKDFYMGLREQLENLADTPVPQDPRGQLQSVNDQLAALHLELESYRQKIHANSNPAERSFHDLLGQWLSHAAKADAPVFDKIPGLQLAEVEAAATTVDEMVRRAEKAGYPTNPFRDLLGIGLADFLTRSTRDTHAVFETLDAAAKQADADRPNVLIIPLDTAKPLVNQAAVRESAVALLREIAVSADLTLAGIIARVAAPKRQEWKRELPEVQAWLQQSETPLDRAMLSGARSAGVLTLAAANQHLAALQAWEPIAGSFFKKLFAGSAKKAATAALVPLGLSLDAGWQQGLAFYREVKSRLLVNDWLGRVTAAEVAWLDDGEMQTRVKLIQNTWELLDLFQTLGAADVLQAHLDDPTAVYRLADGLTQEVRWAQALHHLSQLVRQSGLFLAGVENGFIERWLGEEPAQQITHAWLVHLTSLEDIVRLQHALEQLPTLMQEPAKQMLREAVPAEDIQAAFIHQAVENLLRDRLHHDPALAAIDGERIEAAFDAFLRLSQDKVVHVRNYVRFLWVTHQRGRLLASTGSQLNKLGVGLRQRLYVRGKKALKLRQMLATGAEVEGGDPLFDLCPVWMASPSTVAQIFPRNAIFDVVIFDEASQCRLEEALPVLLRGHRVVIAGDQKQLPPTRFFESALADSGDSDAETAEELFYQQQQEAEDLLTAALNLDVREAYLDVHYRSRNEALIGFSNEQYYGSRLQPIPGHPRNKALSTPIRLHRVNGVYAERANVQEAEAAVNLIAELLAEPNPPSIGVACFNLTQKEAIHEALAKRVESDAEFARKYEAAKTRKGRDSFEGLFVKNLENVQGDERDVMIISTTFGPDTQGKFRRNFGALSQREGGRRLNVLVTRARDAVHVLTSIPTAEYTAVEAVPPGQIPNGRLQLYAYLRYAERLAEVFASYQEDLEKMRRDAKPELKAWETATPSRLATALGQAMLDRHETGIHIHWGNEGFCVDVACIHPLMPADVTVGVLTDFSRFHKTPDPIEWDIFRTRVLRTQGWEIQRLWSPVLFRRFEEMLQQVKAGHDRLSAPPSDKQIASMVE
- a CDS encoding glucose-6-phosphate dehydrogenase assembly protein OpcA, giving the protein MPLSEDTLSCLGAEVPLPKIDRALKELWATDGANKTRASLINFAIYSEDPESIVKNNEQMGRIADDNACRALLITCLPDIQPQRARAWINALCRPYQGKQIVCSEQLSFVLEGGDATQVQNVVFAHLDSDLPLIVWWQGDLTKRFEERFYSRIDTLIIDSRRWSDPAAEFAWLNEAKASAHFDVRDLSWTRSHFLRTALANSFQDIKAREHLNNIETIEVTHAPGQRCAALLLGGWICLRLGASLEANARGLTFIKANGSRVTLSLQESSAGCALQALRLTAPCLEVSITRDGSSAFVHTHASCEGHSHEEMLPADVVSDAELISSQLSRAGGSTHYKNVLPLIGPMLARIS
- the zwf gene encoding glucose-6-phosphate dehydrogenase, which gives rise to MPELENPFQETLLQRHRAEPCTVVIFGATGDLTNRKLIPALYNVAVEGDLPPQFKVVGFARRDKSDDVFRKELEEGNRKNSRQGHNDELWASFSQSIHYHRSEFEDLDGYKALADLLNKFDEERGAPANRLFYLASAPEAFKPILEMLRAAGLNQGVGGKWARVVCEKPFGKDLKSARALNETVAATFEEKDTYRIDHYLGKETAQNIMVLRFANALFEPNWNSRYIDHVQITCAENLGMEGGRGGYYDTAGALRDMVQNHLFQLLSLVAMEPPTDLSADSVRDEKVKVIRALRPLVGPEAVGANIIRAQYTAGSVDGVPRVGYRQEDRVNPESQTEAYVALRLFIDTWRWQGVPFYIRVGKQLPKKATEISVHFKRPPQVPFATARLPGSSENTLVIRIQPDEGIALRILAKQPGQALSMQQVKMDFRYSSSFGKASPEAYERLLLDAMAGDATLFARRDEVESAWKFIDELENAWHKSDTPPPMCEYPAGSWGPKEADDLLRQDGREWRTL
- a CDS encoding SDR family oxidoreductase, yielding MKKPKIVLITGCSRGLGRAMIPEFIARGWTVAGCARDEQMISALQKEFPQPHWFQPCDVAHADIVEHFCHLLQKHCGLPDLVLNNAAIVNANAPIWEVSADEFDRVVDINIKGPTHVMRHLLPPMLERGSGVIVNFSSGWGRCTAPEVAPYCATKYAIEGLSQAVAQETGGKVAVIPLNPGIIDTRMLRSCFGHDAGHYPGPEVWARTAVPFLIGLGPKDNGRPLTAPGG